The sequence below is a genomic window from Nicotiana tomentosiformis chromosome 6, ASM39032v3, whole genome shotgun sequence.
CGCTCTCAATCGTTGCAATATGAAGAGGCATTCCTCAGCATGTTTGCGGACTCGCCTTTCATTATTCACTGTTTCAGACCTAATATTGAACTACAAGATGGCGTCGCCGTTTACAACTTACTACTCGAATATGCCTCCGGAGGAAGCTTAGCCGATCGTCTTCACAACTACAACTCAGGGAAAGGACTGTCAGAATTTGAAGTTAGAAAACACACGACGAACATTGTTTTAGGTCTCATTCACATACACAACAGAGGAGTTATTCATTGCGACATCAAGCCCGATAACATTCTTCTTGCGGGCACTGATGAAACTGTCAAGATTGCGGATTTCGGGCTCTCTATGACTTTGGAACAGAGCAGAACAGGAAATCAGGGACTGAGAGGAACTGAAAGGTATTTGGCACCAGAATCCGTGGTTGACGAAAAGTACGGAACAGAAGTTGATATATGGGCTCTCGGTTGCACTGTCTACGAGTTGATGACGGGGACACCGCTGTGGGAATCAGATGAAGATAGTCAAGATTCGAATGTTTTATACAGAATCGGGTTTGAGGAACCAATGTTTCAGAATGCAAAGTTGTCGAACGAAGCACAAGATTTTTTGAAGAGGTGTCTAGTCAAGAATCCCAGATCACGTTGGACAGCGGAGATGCTATTGAACCATCCGTTTCTGAATTCATCCAAAGTAGCAGACAATGTCCAGACTGCAACAAAGACAACTAAGAAGCTAAAGATTATTTTACGCAGACCGCAGCAGAAGACAGCAATCAAGAATCCCAGTTCACGTTGGACAGCCGCCGACATGCTATTGAACTATCCGTTTCTGAATTCGTCCAAAGTAGCAGATAAAGTCCAGCCTGCAACAAAGACAGCTAAAAAGCTAAAGATCATCTTACGCAGACCGCAGCACAAGATAGCATTCAAGACACAACCACATAAGCGTGATCTGATCATAGGACATTGATGCAATAATCAGAGAAGGGAATCTGAAGAAATTAGACAAGGGAACTCGCGGAAGGCTGCTGGCGATACTGAAAGTAGATACTCAGATTGATAATTG
It includes:
- the LOC104118096 gene encoding mitogen-activated protein kinase kinase kinase 20-like — protein: MASVLWKRVRILGKGGYGVVSLASTSDNQPPTLERLPPLIAVKTCLLHRSQSLQYEEAFLSMFADSPFIIHCFRPNIELQDGVAVYNLLLEYASGGSLADRLHNYNSGKGLSEFEVRKHTTNIVLGLIHIHNRGVIHCDIKPDNILLAGTDETVKIADFGLSMTLEQSRTGNQGLRGTERYLAPESVVDEKYGTEVDIWALGCTVYELMTGTPLWESDEDSQDSNVLYRIGFEEPMFQNAKLSNEAQDFLKRCLVKNPRSRWTAEMLLNHPFLNSSKVADNVQTATKTTKKLKIILRRPQQKTAIKNPSSRWTAADMLLNYPFLNSSKVADKVQPATKTAKKLKIILRRPQHKIAFKTQPHKRDLIIGH